The following proteins are encoded in a genomic region of Alistipes shahii WAL 8301:
- a CDS encoding PcfJ domain-containing protein, which translates to MKPRTKFQQNVVAASKHLPPLTPAQIEWGYKNCIEHIGRRTPKGLITCTECGHTWQSENGELTDNLLGCECPHCHTTLKVETTLRRKFNDYEYLCIVTRCKGFQVLRFVYIECWAKVGQTPVYTHIEAVQRWIAPDGRSATFARLRPMGFFVHGWSWSSALELRAENDGKYNITPTRIYPRQRLIPELRRSGYGKQLPDVTPFDLIHLLLSENKAETLLKAGQTALVRFFARSSRNIADYLPAIRIAIRNGYAIGKPTEWCDYIDLLRFFGKDLHNAHFVCPADLPAAHDLYMAKKRRHMQMERRQEERRKALEQEASFVEAKGRFFGVEFSDGEICIKVLDSVEAIRQEGEAMHHCVFTNEYYLKADSLILSATIDGKRIETIEVSLKRMEVVQSRGVCNKNTPYHGQILKLMKGNMSLIRKRMTA; encoded by the coding sequence ATGAAACCGAGAACAAAATTCCAACAGAACGTCGTGGCGGCAAGCAAACACCTGCCGCCGCTTACCCCCGCACAAATCGAATGGGGGTACAAGAACTGCATCGAGCATATCGGACGCCGCACGCCGAAAGGACTTATCACCTGCACCGAGTGCGGCCACACGTGGCAGAGCGAAAACGGAGAACTCACGGACAATCTGTTAGGGTGCGAGTGTCCGCATTGCCACACCACGCTGAAAGTGGAAACCACCCTGCGCCGCAAGTTCAACGATTACGAGTATTTGTGCATCGTAACCCGCTGCAAGGGTTTTCAAGTCCTGCGCTTCGTCTATATCGAGTGTTGGGCGAAAGTGGGACAGACGCCCGTTTACACCCATATCGAAGCCGTACAGCGGTGGATTGCCCCCGACGGACGCTCCGCAACCTTCGCACGGCTGCGCCCGATGGGCTTCTTCGTTCACGGGTGGAGTTGGTCGAGCGCATTGGAACTGCGGGCGGAGAACGACGGGAAATACAACATCACGCCCACACGCATCTATCCCCGGCAACGGCTTATCCCCGAACTGCGCCGAAGCGGCTACGGCAAACAACTCCCCGATGTAACCCCTTTCGACCTTATCCACCTGCTGCTCTCGGAGAACAAGGCCGAAACGCTGCTTAAAGCGGGACAAACGGCACTCGTGCGATTTTTCGCCCGTTCCTCCCGCAATATCGCAGACTATTTGCCGGCCATCCGTATCGCCATCCGTAACGGGTACGCTATCGGGAAACCGACGGAATGGTGCGACTACATCGACCTGCTGCGATTTTTCGGGAAAGACCTGCATAACGCCCATTTCGTGTGTCCCGCAGACCTGCCCGCAGCGCATGACCTCTACATGGCAAAAAAACGGCGGCACATGCAAATGGAACGGCGGCAGGAGGAACGGCGCAAGGCGTTGGAACAGGAAGCCTCGTTTGTCGAAGCCAAAGGGCGGTTTTTCGGAGTGGAGTTTTCCGACGGGGAAATCTGCATCAAGGTGTTGGACAGCGTTGAAGCCATACGGCAGGAGGGCGAGGCCATGCACCACTGCGTGTTTACCAACGAATACTATCTGAAAGCCGACTCGCTCATACTCTCGGCCACAATCGACGGCAAACGTATCGAAACGATAGAGGTGTCCCTAAAACGCATGGAGGTCGTGCAGAGCCGTGGCGTGTGTAACAAGAATACCCCATACCACGGGCAAATACTGAAACTGATGAAGGGGAACATGTCCCTTATACGGAAACGAATGACAGCATAA
- a CDS encoding PcfK-like family protein: protein MAQGTDYFKLTIQNYLDARAREDELFAPRYANPKKNIDDCCTFIINQVRQSGCNGFADEEIYSMALHYYDEEDIDIGKPVSCKVVVNHTVELTEEEKAEARRNAIRKAESEAYAKLAKAKSKPKKIEDNKLMPSLF from the coding sequence ATGGCACAAGGAACAGATTATTTCAAACTGACGATACAGAACTATCTCGACGCACGAGCACGGGAGGACGAACTTTTCGCACCCCGATACGCCAACCCGAAAAAGAACATTGACGATTGCTGCACTTTCATCATCAACCAAGTACGGCAGAGCGGTTGCAACGGGTTTGCCGACGAGGAAATATACTCTATGGCACTCCACTATTACGACGAGGAGGACATCGACATCGGCAAACCCGTCAGTTGCAAGGTAGTGGTCAATCACACCGTTGAACTGACCGAGGAGGAAAAAGCCGAGGCACGGCGGAACGCCATACGGAAGGCCGAGAGCGAAGCCTACGCCAAGTTGGCGAAAGCCAAGTCCAAACCCAAGAAAATCGAAGATAACAAACTAATGCCCAGTCTATTTTAG
- a CDS encoding helix-turn-helix domain-containing protein produces MEIISMDVKAFDALAGHVEAIERKAEALCRRQEDVSLKKWLDNQDVCDVLGISKRTLQTYREKGLLPFSRIRHKIFYKPEDVGKLLQSSHYPNTAAL; encoded by the coding sequence ATGGAAATAATAAGTATGGACGTGAAGGCTTTCGACGCGCTGGCAGGGCACGTGGAAGCCATTGAAAGAAAAGCCGAGGCGTTATGCCGCAGGCAAGAGGACGTGAGTTTGAAAAAATGGCTGGACAACCAGGATGTCTGTGACGTGCTGGGTATATCGAAACGTACCCTGCAAACCTACCGGGAGAAAGGGTTGCTGCCTTTCAGCCGCATCCGTCACAAAATCTTCTACAAACCGGAAGATGTCGGGAAACTGCTGCAATCGTCGCACTATCCTAATACCGCCGCGTTATGA
- a CDS encoding helix-turn-helix domain-containing protein: protein MSHYFIDKHDPRVADLFRRLEKAGKALDKLESSGGRTLKGERFVTDEELSRLLKISRRTLQEYRTARIIPYYLIQGKVLYMESEIQKFLEDSRKKCIGGQEWV, encoded by the coding sequence ATGAGCCATTATTTCATCGACAAGCACGATCCGCGTGTGGCGGATCTCTTCCGGCGTTTGGAAAAGGCCGGCAAGGCACTGGATAAACTGGAATCCTCCGGAGGCCGGACACTCAAGGGAGAGCGGTTCGTCACCGACGAGGAATTGTCCCGGCTGCTGAAAATCAGCAGGCGTACATTGCAGGAATACCGTACGGCGCGGATCATTCCCTATTATTTGATTCAGGGCAAGGTACTATACATGGAATCCGAGATACAGAAATTCCTGGAAGATTCCCGGAAGAAATGTATCGGGGGACAGGAATGGGTATAA
- a CDS encoding site-specific integrase: MEPNNKEIKRRSTFSLLFYINRTKVRKDGTCKLLCKVSIDAKSAPININAFVEPSLWNPETKRANGRSENARTVNLAIEKLTEKITGHYRHIRKSLGFVTAELVKNAVEGIGQKPFTLLALFREHNEEFRKRVGVDRKEETYESYENSYNILASFVKKRKEKEDVALRSLDREFYDDFEIFLRTDREMKPKTVHEHLYRLKKMTKRAVSQGTLRRDPYGKLHPELPRRKSRHLKLEDLKKLMETPVDKPNLQRVRDWFLFATFTGLSYADLKRLSEKDITQSDDGTYWIHIRRQKTETPSAIRLLNVPLQIIEKYRHERKSDRIFNLYCRGYLIKLTRELGRTYGFDMTFHKARHNFGTHITLSLGVPIETVSRMMGHKSISTTQIYAKVTDRKVDEDMKRLKEQTKGRKINLYEEDEPETADIITVNG, translated from the coding sequence ATGGAACCGAATAATAAAGAGATAAAACGTCGCAGCACGTTCTCCCTGCTGTTCTACATCAACCGCACGAAAGTCCGCAAGGACGGAACATGTAAATTGTTATGCAAGGTAAGCATCGATGCCAAGTCGGCCCCGATCAATATCAACGCGTTTGTCGAGCCATCGCTTTGGAATCCGGAAACCAAAAGGGCGAACGGACGAAGCGAGAACGCCCGAACGGTAAACCTGGCAATAGAGAAACTGACCGAAAAAATCACCGGACATTACCGTCATATTCGTAAAAGCCTCGGTTTCGTGACGGCCGAGCTGGTCAAAAACGCCGTGGAAGGAATCGGGCAGAAACCGTTCACCCTCCTTGCCTTGTTCCGCGAGCATAACGAGGAGTTCCGCAAGCGTGTCGGCGTGGATCGCAAGGAAGAAACCTATGAAAGTTACGAGAACTCCTATAATATTTTAGCCTCCTTCGTGAAAAAAAGGAAGGAAAAGGAGGATGTAGCGTTGCGGAGCCTTGACCGGGAGTTCTACGATGATTTTGAAATATTCCTGCGTACAGATCGTGAAATGAAACCCAAGACAGTACACGAGCATCTTTACCGGTTGAAGAAAATGACCAAGCGGGCTGTCAGTCAGGGTACACTCCGGCGCGACCCTTACGGGAAGCTGCACCCGGAACTGCCCCGGCGCAAGAGCCGCCATTTGAAACTCGAAGACCTCAAAAAGCTGATGGAAACTCCCGTCGATAAACCCAACCTCCAGCGGGTGCGGGACTGGTTTCTCTTCGCTACCTTCACGGGGTTGTCCTACGCCGACCTGAAACGCTTGTCCGAAAAAGACATCACGCAGTCGGACGACGGAACGTACTGGATACACATCCGGCGCCAGAAGACCGAAACGCCCTCGGCCATCCGCCTGCTGAACGTGCCGTTGCAGATCATCGAGAAATACCGCCACGAGCGTAAAAGCGACAGGATTTTCAATCTCTATTGCCGGGGGTATCTCATCAAGCTCACCAGAGAACTGGGACGGACATACGGCTTCGACATGACCTTTCACAAGGCGAGGCACAATTTCGGGACACATATCACGCTCTCGTTGGGTGTGCCTATCGAAACTGTCAGCCGCATGATGGGACACAAGAGCATTTCCACCACGCAGATTTACGCCAAAGTGACCGACCGCAAGGTGGACGAGGACATGAAACGGCTGAAAGAACAGACCAAAGGCCGGAAAATAAATCTCTACGAGGAGGACGAACCGGAAACGGCAGATATTATAACGGTAAACGGTTGA
- a CDS encoding site-specific integrase, with protein sequence MKQTDVTVTFYLKKSEMNDEGHCPVMAKLVVGKFSEAAFSAKMSVPAALWASGRATGKSNAAREINRQLDDLRASAISIYAELSATRENVTAEEIRNLLLGTAFGQETLLGYFRTFIEHFEKRVGVNREKGTAQSYRYACNCVAAFIQEKYKLSDVPFTALNRSFIDNYDLYLRTERRFALGTIVLLVTRLNTIVGEAIAEGIITADPFAGYEAEHPEREQKYLTAVELQRLMTTPLHDPKLYHIRDLFLFSCYTGIPYGDMCRLTTEDLEVAEDGEVWIKTARKKTKIDYEVPLLDIPLLILDKYRDMAPEGKLLPMYSNNELNRTLKRIAAICGIERKLVFHCGRHTYATEITLSHGVPLETVSKMLGHSRISTTQIYAKVTDDKIDMDTRSLEEKIAGRFSVAI encoded by the coding sequence ATGAAACAGACGGATGTAACGGTTACGTTCTACCTCAAAAAGAGCGAAATGAATGACGAGGGACATTGCCCGGTCATGGCGAAACTTGTTGTCGGCAAATTTTCAGAAGCGGCTTTTAGCGCGAAAATGTCCGTACCCGCTGCACTGTGGGCATCCGGACGTGCCACGGGTAAAAGTAACGCCGCGCGGGAAATCAACCGGCAACTGGACGATTTGCGAGCTTCAGCCATTTCCATTTATGCCGAACTGTCAGCCACCCGTGAGAATGTAACGGCTGAAGAAATAAGGAATCTGTTGTTGGGGACAGCTTTCGGGCAGGAAACCCTGTTGGGTTATTTCCGGACGTTCATCGAACATTTCGAAAAACGTGTCGGCGTGAACCGGGAAAAGGGAACAGCGCAATCTTACCGCTATGCTTGTAACTGTGTGGCCGCTTTCATCCAGGAGAAATACAAGTTGTCGGATGTTCCTTTCACGGCCCTGAACCGTTCATTCATCGACAACTATGACCTCTACCTACGCACGGAGCGCCGCTTTGCCCTGGGAACTATCGTGTTGCTTGTCACACGGTTGAACACGATTGTCGGGGAAGCCATCGCGGAAGGGATTATCACTGCCGACCCGTTCGCGGGTTATGAAGCCGAACATCCCGAGCGGGAACAGAAATACCTTACCGCCGTGGAGTTACAACGGCTGATGACCACACCCCTGCACGACCCGAAACTCTACCATATCCGCGACCTGTTCCTCTTCTCCTGCTACACGGGTATCCCTTACGGGGACATGTGCCGCCTGACGACGGAGGATCTGGAAGTGGCCGAGGACGGTGAGGTATGGATCAAGACCGCCCGCAAGAAGACGAAAATCGACTATGAAGTGCCGTTGCTCGACATACCGTTGCTCATCCTCGACAAGTACCGGGATATGGCCCCGGAAGGAAAACTGCTGCCGATGTACAGCAACAACGAACTCAACCGGACGCTGAAACGTATTGCCGCCATTTGCGGAATTGAACGGAAGCTCGTCTTTCACTGCGGACGCCATACCTACGCCACCGAGATCACGCTTTCGCATGGTGTCCCGCTTGAAACCGTCAGTAAAATGCTGGGGCATAGCCGCATTTCCACGACGCAGATTTACGCCAAAGTGACCGATGACAAGATCGACATGGATACCCGGTCTTTAGAGGAAAAGATTGCCGGTCGCTTCTCCGTAGCTATTTAA
- a CDS encoding RpiB/LacA/LacB family sugar-phosphate isomerase, translating into MKKIGIASDHAGYEMKEFLVGYLNAMGYEVLDFGAHSPESVDYADFAHPLAEAIENGELERGVALCGSGEGMTMTLNKHQGIRAGLCWDTEIASLIRRHNDANIIVFPARFITNDEAVKMLDAYFAAEFEGGRHIARIAKMPVAGCK; encoded by the coding sequence ATGAAGAAAATAGGTATCGCCAGCGACCACGCCGGCTATGAAATGAAAGAATTCCTGGTGGGTTACCTCAACGCCATGGGCTATGAGGTGCTCGATTTCGGCGCACACTCGCCCGAGAGCGTCGACTACGCCGACTTCGCCCACCCGCTGGCCGAAGCGATCGAAAACGGCGAACTGGAACGCGGCGTCGCGCTCTGCGGTTCGGGCGAAGGGATGACCATGACGCTCAACAAACATCAGGGCATCCGCGCGGGTCTCTGCTGGGACACCGAGATCGCGTCGCTGATCCGCCGCCACAACGACGCGAACATCATCGTCTTCCCGGCGCGTTTCATCACCAACGACGAAGCCGTCAAGATGCTCGACGCCTATTTCGCCGCCGAGTTCGAAGGCGGACGCCATATCGCGCGCATCGCCAAGATGCCCGTGGCGGGCTGCAAATAG
- the ispE gene encoding 4-(cytidine 5'-diphospho)-2-C-methyl-D-erythritol kinase translates to MILKANCKINLGLDILRRRADGFHDLETVMFPVAGLYDEVEVVRTAAPGAEFRAEGLAVDCPPGENICLKAFRLMQRHYGVDGVAIRLGKRVPFGAGLGGGSSDGTAVLLAVNELFALGLSEAELIARAAELGSDTAFFVRNTPQLCKGRGEVMEPFVLNLKGMTLVIVKPGEGVSTREAYAGVRPRIPEVPLAERLGRPVAEWQGLVTNDFEEHIFAAHPAIRAAKERLLAEGAVYASMSGSGSAVFGLFAGHEKSERLCSLSPFVFGL, encoded by the coding sequence ATGATTCTGAAAGCAAACTGCAAAATAAATCTGGGTCTCGACATCCTGCGCCGTCGTGCGGACGGGTTTCACGATCTGGAAACCGTCATGTTCCCCGTTGCGGGCCTTTATGACGAGGTGGAGGTGGTGCGCACCGCTGCGCCCGGCGCGGAGTTCCGCGCCGAAGGGCTGGCCGTGGACTGCCCTCCCGGGGAGAACATCTGTCTCAAGGCCTTCCGGCTGATGCAGCGGCATTACGGCGTGGACGGGGTGGCTATCCGCCTCGGCAAGCGCGTGCCTTTCGGCGCGGGGCTGGGCGGGGGATCGTCCGACGGCACGGCGGTGTTGCTGGCTGTCAACGAGCTGTTTGCACTGGGACTGTCCGAAGCGGAGCTGATCGCCCGGGCCGCAGAGCTGGGCAGCGACACGGCGTTTTTCGTGCGCAACACGCCGCAGCTATGTAAAGGAAGAGGTGAGGTGATGGAGCCTTTCGTGTTGAACCTGAAAGGGATGACGCTCGTTATCGTCAAGCCCGGCGAGGGGGTTTCGACCCGCGAGGCCTATGCCGGGGTGCGGCCGCGGATTCCGGAGGTGCCGCTCGCGGAGCGTCTCGGGAGGCCTGTGGCCGAGTGGCAGGGGCTGGTGACCAACGATTTCGAAGAGCACATCTTCGCCGCGCATCCGGCCATCCGTGCCGCCAAAGAGCGCCTGCTGGCCGAAGGGGCCGTTTACGCCTCGATGTCGGGCAGCGGCTCGGCGGTTTTCGGACTGTTCGCGGGGCATGAAAAAAGCGAAAGGCTGTGCAGCCTTTCGCCTTTCGTATTCGGTCTGTAA
- a CDS encoding GSCFA domain-containing protein encodes MKFRTEIEITSLGVKIGYENRVLALGSCFAAHIARKLAGAKFRVAENPSGILFNPLSIAAAIRSYADPAPVTRGELGFDGEVWHHFGFHGDFSAPTADEALQKMNAARQTGADALRTADRIVLTFGTAWVYERQGEAVANCHRRPAAEFSRRRLSVEEIVETFAELIEGPLAGKQIILTVSPVRHTGDTLAGNAVSKATLRLAAEQLTERFKCSAYFPAFEILTDDLRDYRFYADDLVHPAPQAVAYIWEKFAPAVLTDEALRLLPEAEAIVAAAAHRPRNPQGEAHRAFCRRQLERIAALPEMDFQSETAYFRRCLEINS; translated from the coding sequence ATGAAATTCCGCACCGAAATCGAAATTACATCCCTCGGGGTGAAAATCGGCTACGAAAACCGGGTGCTCGCGCTCGGGTCGTGCTTCGCCGCGCACATCGCCCGAAAACTCGCCGGCGCCAAATTCCGGGTGGCGGAAAACCCCTCGGGCATCCTGTTCAATCCGCTCTCCATCGCCGCGGCGATCCGCAGTTATGCCGACCCGGCGCCCGTGACGCGCGGGGAGCTGGGGTTCGACGGCGAGGTGTGGCACCATTTCGGGTTCCACGGCGACTTCTCGGCCCCGACGGCCGACGAAGCTCTGCAAAAAATGAACGCCGCGCGGCAGACCGGGGCCGACGCACTCCGCACGGCCGACCGCATCGTCCTCACCTTCGGCACGGCATGGGTCTACGAGCGTCAGGGCGAAGCGGTCGCCAACTGCCACCGCCGGCCCGCCGCGGAATTTTCCAGAAGACGGCTTTCGGTGGAGGAGATCGTCGAGACGTTCGCGGAGCTGATCGAAGGGCCGCTCGCCGGAAAGCAGATCATCCTGACGGTCAGCCCGGTACGGCATACAGGCGACACCCTGGCGGGCAACGCCGTGAGCAAGGCGACGCTGCGGCTGGCCGCCGAGCAGCTGACGGAAAGGTTCAAGTGCTCGGCGTATTTCCCTGCGTTCGAAATACTTACCGACGACCTGCGCGACTACCGCTTCTACGCCGACGACCTGGTGCACCCCGCGCCGCAGGCCGTGGCCTACATCTGGGAGAAATTCGCCCCGGCGGTCCTGACGGACGAAGCCCTGCGCCTGCTTCCGGAGGCCGAAGCCATCGTCGCAGCGGCCGCCCACCGCCCCCGCAACCCGCAGGGCGAGGCGCACCGCGCCTTCTGCCGCCGTCAGCTGGAACGGATCGCCGCACTTCCGGAGATGGATTTTCAGTCGGAAACGGCCTATTTCCGCCGATGTCTCGAAATAAATTCGTAA